The Leishmania mexicana MHOM/GT/2001/U1103 complete genome, chromosome 31 DNA segment TGAAAACATTTCGGAATGTTGTGGAgctcggcgaggaggagtcATCAGGAGCGTttgcggcgccgcagcacggcaACCTAGACCAGCAATCGAATccagaggtgctgcggcagcatATTTCCACCCTGACCCAGAAACTCGCCCGCCAGGTGCAGTCCTACGAAGAGCtgagggaggagagcaccTCCATTGAAAAGGAActcatgcgtgtgcgccttcgcttcgccgctgcgcggcagctgtggGAGTACACAAACAAGAGTCTCGAACTTTCGATTCAGAATTTAGTCGAGCACCGGCTCTTCGGCGCCGCTTCTACGGCGCCCGCTAGGCCTAGCACGGGGTTTGGCAGCAGCTCAGGGAAGGTTTTGCCCCACCCCACGGCCACCTCCTTGCTTGATGCCACCTACGTTGCCTCTCTGCGTGAGCAGATTCAGCGACTGAAGGAAATGGTGATGCGGAACGGCGAGGCGCAGAGTCAGCTGCAAAGTGAGAAGCAATACGAAGAGGTGCAGCGAGTGCTGCATGCGAACGGCTTGACCGCCTCGCACCTTGATGCTCAGGTACGTGCGGCAGTGCAGAAGCTGGTAGCCCAGTGGGGCAACGAGCGGGCCTACTACGAGTCGGTTATTGAGAGTCTTGAGCAGGACGCTGCAAAACACGCTGAGCGAGAGGCCTTGTTGAGTGACTGTGTaaagcaggagcaggagcgctGCGCAGAGGCAACGGCGCAGACCTCCGGTGCGGAGTCTGCAGAACTGGGACGTCTTCGCGAGGAGCTCGACCAGTGGAAACGCGGAGAGCGCACCGTCGTCGAGAGTGTCTCAGGGGATCCGCACCGGCTCTCTCAAACCGCGAGTCCGATCTCCGAAAACGCCACCCAGCACCCAGCCAAAGAGGACGTCAGCGAAACCAGTCCACTGTCGCACATAGCCAAAGATAGGCACTTCCTCGTGTCGTTAGAAAACGCAGGTGCGCACGATCTCACCGGGGCACCATTGCAAGGGGACGCAGCACTCGGGTTTGTCCCCGGTGACCGCGCACTGGCAGAGAAACTGGAGCGCCTGAGCCGAGACTGCAGTGCACGCGATGAGGCACTCGATAACCTTTACCGTGACAACCGAAGCCTACAAGAAGCGGTCCAGCAGGCGGAGTCTCGCGCACGTGCCTGCGAGACGGAGCTGCAGTACTATCAAAAGAAGATGGAGGAGCTTGCGAAGCAGCTGTCTtgtgagcagcaccgcacaaGGCAACTGGAAGACGAGAAGCGGCTAAGTGCCGTTAGCGCAGAGAAACTGCGTGAGCAGGTCATGCAACTGCGGCAGGCCGTgaacgctgcagctgccggcaAAGCATCCCTCGTCGCACCGAACGGGATGAGCACGGGCATGTCTATTACAAAAGTAGCCCCGGTGCATGTGGAACTGCCTCTCAACGCCCCCACACTGGAGCAGAGCGTCCCATACGAGAAGGTCGCCACCTGGAAAGACAGCGCACGAGAGGCAgtgcggtggtggaaggAGTTGAGGTTGAACACAGTGCCACCTCGAGGTCCTCAGGTGCACCATGCCATgagcgcagcgcacgcccGTGGAAGCGGGCTGCTGCGACGTGGCCCACGCGCGCCGCTTATGCTTGGCGGCATTTTTGTCATCCTTATGTTCATTTGCATGGTCTTCCTGTTCGTGGATTCCGCCCAAGCGGCCAGACGCGCCCGTGATATGGCCTAGAAAATCCTACGGTTCaatcgttttttttcttacCTTCCTGCATCCTACATGTTCACCCTTCTTCGTGCATCTGTGCGTGTATCCGTGCCGGTGCAGGGGTTCCTGTGTTTGCGCACCTCGTGAAGGTCGGGCTAGTGTTTATCTTACTGGATTGGCTCTCAGCCCTCTGCTGTGTGGTCCCTTTTTTATATCTTTTTCGCGACTTGGTTTTCTTTCCCTCAtgacagagggagggggaggtcaACACCTCCGTGCGTCGCATCTCACAGCTCAGTAGCCCCACTCTTTCTGGAAAAGCCAggcagcccccccccgttCCCCCTACTTCTCTCCGCCGGCTACCACTTGCCTGTGCCGAACCCACCTCTGATTAGGAGAGGGTGAAGCCAGGGCGATTTACTGCTAACGGGTGTCGGCGACCAGGTCCTGGGGGGCGCTGCGTCGGGGCGGCCCGGGACGGTGcgagcacgcttgtgccaccCATATGGTGGGCGAAGTGCCAACctgactcgagcgtatcccgCCCCGCGGTCCTCACACGGTCTACTGGTGTGAGGCAGCCTGCGGTGCGGAGGTGGCTGGTGAGTAGGGAGGTTGGCGCAGAGGCCTTGCTCAGGTCGCGCTGAGTCGGCGCGTTGCCGTAGCGCGTGTCTACGGTTGCGTCGGCACATACGCGATGGCACCTGTGACGGACCGGTGGGTCGCGTGGCCTGCGACTCACGCTTTATGGTGGAGTGATGGACAGTGGTAAGAAACTTTGCGTTGCCGTTACTTGCGTCACGCCAAGGGACCTCATTTTTCTTCCCTCAGCCTCTCTCAGCATATACTTGCCATGCTTTATCATGGTTTGTTTTGCGGTGTTTATGAGACGGAGGTACGTCCTGGACGTGGTTTTGTGGGACGCGCTGAACCTGGTGCACCGTGCCTTGCGCGTGCTGGTGTATCAGCTAGCAAACGAACCTGTCTTGGCTGTGTTTGCATGTTGTTGTCTTCATATCTCACATATGCCGGGAAGCTGCTGCGCTACTTCCCTCAgcactccctctcctctgcaaATAATCTTGCCGCTTGGCGGAGGGGCTTCTTTGTTTCCGCCATCTGTTCGCCATGCCGAGTCGAGTCACGTAGAGCCGGGGTGTGCCTTCTCTGGGGTGTTGATGTGTCTCCTGGCAGTCCAGGTGCTCTTTGAATTCAggtccttttttttctcacGACATAACCGAGTGTCTGCCATCACACGGAGATGCTTTTCCGAAACTTCCAGGTGAGCGTGGCGCTGGCATGGCTCCGCGCACGTATTTTCCTGTGCATGCTGtacacctccccctccccttccgcaCCCCCCCATGGCATACTTTTCGTGgttgtcgtcctcgtcggccCTCTCTTCGCACGGTTTGCTTCTCTTATGAATTTTACGTACTGAATGGCCTGGTCGGATGCGCAAAAATAAATGAGCGCCAGAACACACACCGCCCACCACACAGGTGtactgcaccgccaccaccactctccATCACGTGAGGAAACAAGAAGAACAGCGAAAGGAGTGAGCGGGATGTGTGTCGGCGTAATCATCACTCGAGCACACCCTTGTACGCATACCGACCACTAGATAACGGAAGATAAATCGACGCACCGACAGTCAGCGCGGCTCTTATACTGTCTCTCGCTAGGTATCGGCCAACGACACTAACGACGCGCGTGCCCGgagagcagcatcagcaATGGTTCTCGTGCTCGTCATAGGTGACACGTGGGTGCCGCAGCGGGCCAGTGGCGTCCCGGAGGTGTTTTGCAAGATGTTCTCGCCTGGCCGCATTCACAAGCTGTTGATCACGGGTGGCGTCGGGAGCAAGGAAATGTACGACTACTTGCGCACGATTGCCCCCGAGGTGCACTGTGTGACGAGCAGCGTCGACCGACGATGGACAGATCACATGCCCGAGAGCGTCGTGCTGACGGTTGAAGGCCTCAAGCTCGGGCTGATTCATGGCCACCAAGTACCTGTGGGGGACAAAGActctctcgccgccgtgcagcggGAGCTGGACGTGGACGTGCTCGTGTCGGGCTCTACACACCAGTCGAAGTACTTCGAGTTTGATTCCCACCTCTTTATCAACCCAGGCTCTCTTAGTGGCGCGGACACAGAGTACGAGGTGAATGTTGTGCCCTCCTTTATGCTGTTGGACATCCAGGACAAGTCTGTGGTCACCTTCATTTACCAGTATCACCCAGAGGACgagaccggcggcggcggcggcactgctAGCGAGGActtggcggcggctgggACGGTGCCGGGCCTCAGGATCAAGAAGAAGGAATGGGCGAAGGAGTGACACTCCTTCGTGTTTGCCATTCAGCCTTTGatgctgctctcgctctccccttTTGTCGCCTGGTACACAGCCGTTGGCGCCGTTCTGGGTTTGTCGTTTGCTCTTCGTTCCATTGCACGTCTGTACGGGCACAGAGCACGTTTCTTGTGCTGTAGTGCTTCCATCAGCAGCGGGGAGAAGGTGCGAAGGTGACATCTGGCGTGCCCTTGAGTCGGTCGCCTCTTGGAGCCGTCAGGCCTTTAGGAGGCTCCACcttgtgggtgtgcgtgtgtgtgtcggtttGTGTGTGATGCGTGAGGGAGCCCATAAAAGGCACCTCCCCTCCTTTATTGACTTCCCTGTCTGGAAGCCACCGTGGTGGCGTTCGattgttgttgttgcctgGATTCGATCCCTGTTTGTCCTCCGTTGCTTTGCGTTGCCtccttctttttcgtttgcaTCCCCATCTCCCCTACGGCTTCCGTGAGCGTTGCATCCTCTGGTTATTCGTGTGGCGCTTCTCCACCCTCTTCGACGTTTGGTGACGGTGATGGGTTGCGGTCGACTCTGTTCTCTTTGAATCAGCGTCAAGCACTCGTGCGGCTAGCCGACGGCCTCCGTCTTCCCCCGCCCCCGAGAAAAAAggctcctgctgcttctgtgtgtgtgagcacCGAAGAACGAAATTCCAAGGAGCGAAGAAAAATACAGAAAACAGTGGAATGACCTTCGGTGCCGTGGCAGCATGCGGGAGTTATGCTGACAGTGCCGCCGTCGGGAGCGGTCACGACAgtcgagtgtgtgtgtgggcgagAGAGCAGCTCTGTGGCCGCACGTCTCTGAATTTCGATTCAGAAATGACGTGTTGAGACTCGCACCGATGTGCAATACCACATCTGTCCACGCTCACAAGCGCCCCATCAAGCACCGCCGTATCCGTATGCATGTTCCGCACCCTCCTCTGCGCAAGAACTTCgcagcgatgcagcgctCTTGCTGCTCATCTTCCTCAGTGCTCAACCTTTGCCCTCCTTTCATCTCTGCCTCCTTGCCCGTCTTCCTCCTTTCCACACCGTGACATCTACCGACGCCTTGCACGAACTTTATACCGATGCGTGCCCCCACATCTTCTTCTATGTGCGATGTtaccgccctccctcctccccctcctcccgtccttcctctccctcgtcgGTCGCTGGCAAAGAGTGTCTTTTATCTCAGTGCGGTTGACTGTCACGCCAGGCCAAGAGTCTCTGCAGCACCGGACGCCTCCCTCACGTGTTGCCCGTTCAGAACACTGCGTGCCATAGaaaagccccccccccaaaaaaaaaggaagagaagacCCGCCCCTTTCACGGGAGACACGTTTGAGACGTTTGGCTTACGTCATTGTGTCCTCTTCGTTCTTTTTGCTTTGTGTGAGCCACGCGCTGTGCTTGTTGTGGGTGCCGTCGTGCAAAGATAGCGACACAGCGTCGCCTCGCCATCACCCCCTTGTCGTTCGGGAACGGCAGAGACTTATTTTCCCCTTCCCCAGGCACACACCGCTACCGAACTCCGATGACGGAGATCACGTACAGCTACTCGCGGCCGGCCCGCGAGTTTGGCCGCATGCCGGAGTTTCAGGCCAACGACAGCGAAATTATTGCCGACATCGCACCGAATGAGGTGATCAAGGACACCTTCACGTCGCAGAACCCCAAGGATAGCCAGGTGCAGAATGTGCCACAGCTGTCCGAGGCGAGCACGAATACCGAGTCCGTGCGCATCAAAAATCACGCACAGTATCACGGTGAAGGTGGCTGGCCGCACGCCGTCGACCCGACCGAGTTCGAGGAGAAGATGAAGTACTGCAAGAAAgtggagcgggaggaggtCTACCTGCAGACGTGCGCGCGACTCGCCGAGCAGTGCGTCGAGTGCTGCGTGAAGCAGAACACGGCGATGGACATATACGGCCACTACTTCCCTGAAGCTCCTCCGGCTGAAGAGGAGACGATGGGGCCTGCATCGCTGAAGGTCTGGGCGGTGCTGAAGGATCCATCCGAAGAGAAacgcacggcggcagctctCTCGTGGCAGAACGAGGGCCGCCGGATTGCCGTGGCCTATTCTCGACTCAAGTTCCAGAGCCAGACGCCGACGATGAGCACGAACTCGCACATTTGGGACATAATGAACCACAACGAGCCTGTTGAGACGCTCGTCACGCCGTCACCACTGTGCAGCATCGAGTACTACTCAAAGGATCCTCACCTGATCGCGGGTGGGAGCTGGAACGGTGTCGTGCAGTACTGGGACACCCGCCAACCGAACCGCCCGGCCGCCCGCTCCCTCATCGAGGAGAGCCACAAGGATCCGGTATGGTCCCTGAAGTGGCTGCAGAGCAAGTCTGGCGAGTTACTGTCCGTCTCCACGGATGGAAACGTCTTTGTGTGGGATTGCCGTCTGCCGGAGAAGCCGATGACAATCCATTCCATTGCCGAGGACAACCtagtgctgcagccgcgcagcaacgacggcggcgcccgAGGTGTCCTCGGCGGCCTGTGCCTCGACTACGACCCGCAGGTGGGTGGACCAGCCAAGTACATGATCGGCACCGAGCAGGGTACGATCTTGTCCTGCAATCGCAAGGGCAAGACCCAGCACGAGAAGCTGCTGCCGAACACCTTCAACGGCCACCACGGGCCGGTCTACAGCGTGCAGCGCAACCCCGTCTTCTCCAAGTACTTCCTCACGGTCGGCGATTGGACGGCGCGCTTGTGGTTCGAGGACTTCAAGTTCACGTCCATGTTTAGCACCTTCTACCACAAGGCATACTTGACCTGCGGTGTGTGGCACACGGTGCGGCCCGGCGTCTTCTTCACGACTCGCATGGACGGGTACGTGGATGTGTGGGATTTGATGCTGCGCCAGACCACGCCCTCCGTGTCTTTCCAGGTGTCTGACTATGCCCTGCACACCATCAAGCCCTCGCAGAGCGGCAACTACGTCGCCACTGGCGGCATCGACGGCAATGTGTCGCTGATAGAGCTGTCCCCGTCGCTGTGCACGCTGGCCCCAGATGAGAAGAACATCATCGGCACTCTCTTGGAGAACGAAAGCTTGCGGGACAAGAATCTTGATCGCGCCATGAaggagagacgtgcggtgGAGCGTCAGCGTCAGCATCGCAGCACGCTCATCTCCGGCATCACCAGAAGGCCGACGACCGAGGAAGCCGCGCTGGACGACGTTGCCGCGAAGTACGTTGAAAGGGTGAACGCCGAGAAGGCCCAGGACATACACACCCGCGAAGAAGCTGATGCGCTGCGACTCAAGGCACTGGAGGACCTGGAGGATGGCATAGATCTCTACGACTAGTCTGCTGGTATTGCTCCACCAGCTTGTCTcgtggttgctgctgcgcaccccAGGCTAATAATAAGCAGACGCCGTAGCGGGTTCAGCCCCTGGTGCGGGGGTGCCGGTTGGTGCTGAGAGAAACACCGGAGACTGCCCTACTGAGAGTGAAATGACGGCTCTCTTTCCGTTCCTTTTTCCATTTGGAGCCAGCTCCCGCTCCTCCGCTGTCGCGCAGGgttctcgctgctgcgcaggagctgcggcacggTTTTTGTATGCTGGTTCGTGTggaacccccccccccgcccccggcTGCGCTGCTTGTGCAAGTCTTGTGTTGGCGGGTTAGGAGGCGCCGCTTTGTCACACTGTCTTGGCTGGGCCATTCGGCACGCAGTGCAgcgtcctttttttctctccgtcCTCACTCGTCGCGTGTAGGCCTCTGCACACTCGGTGGGAgtctccgtctctctgtctcttgTCTCTTGACAAGAGGACATGGCTCTGTGCGTTGCTTGTTCATGTACTATACACAACGGCGGGGGAATGTCAAGTGGAGTTGATGACAATGGTGGAGAGGGTGTTCGGCAAAGGAGGTGGTGAGGAAAGGCCGATGTGCAGCGTCTTGGGATGCATCCACGGGAGAGGCCACATCGTCGTATCGCGCCCCGTCCGCCCTCTTTTTCGCTCGCCTCCCGTCGATGTTGCCGTTGTTCGTCGTTTCCCTCCTGTGGTTCTTTGAGATGTACATAGGTGGCAGTGACACACAGTGATACATGTTCACACGTAAACTCGCTCACTCTCTCGGCTgcgcgagcacacacacacacacacacaacacggATAGTGTGTTGCGCGCCGGCGTATCggtttgtgcgtgtgtcagTGTCTGGATCATCGGTGCGCCTCcatccccccttcccccaacCACCCACTCCTCTTCATCTTTACGCTTGTCGCAAACCCTCCCTCAATGATTTCGTTGTTGTGATGTGGGTACACGATATAGACacgccgaaaaaaaaaagagaaggcgaGAACGGGGTCATCACATGCGTCGTGTCGTTGGGTAAAAGGTTAGGCAGCTGCTACATTGCCCGGTCGCAGCGAAAGCCCACCGCGCCTGTATCCGTAGGCCTGCACTGTGGAGGCAGTAGAGCCTGTGCAGTCTGGTGAGCGGTCGACGCGCGTGAGACGGCAAACGTGTGCGCTCGTGCTGAGTAAAGGCGTTGTGTAAGCTCCAAGGTTGTGGGAAGCACAGTGGAGGGCGAGTTTCGTCTTCGGCTGACCGTTGTAGAGTGCCTTGTTCCTTTGCCCTGCAAAACACGTTTGCGAAAAGCCGGTGCTACTTTATCAGCGCTGTTTTCCGGTAGGGTTACCACCCGTCCCTCTGCCTAGTAGTGCTCACTTGCCACTGTCCCTCCATCGCCTCGTTCGGGCATGCGCCCCCACACTCTCTCCTGACGATGAGCCACCgtcaaaacaaaaaaaacaaccTGCTACCCACCGTACTCGCACACACTTCTCATGTGGTGGTCAGCTGTATAACAGCGGTTTGTCagacgtcgctgctgaaCTTGTGCAGCCTGTCCCCTCCTCGACACTTCATGGTTGAATTTTTCGCCGTTTCGacaacacatacacaagGATCAAAGTACACGTAGCGCTTAGAATCTGCACCCCCTCTCACAGCGTTTTAGCAGCAATGCCGGCGCACAAGACGCTTCCCAACCTCAACCACTTCATGGAGAAACGGATTGTGGTGAAGATACAAGGTGGCCGTTCCATCTCCGGCGTGCTGCGGGGTGTTGACGAGCACATGAGCATTGTGCTACACGACGCCATGGATGAGACCCGCAACGCAGCTGTCAGCGGCGAGGCCAGGATGGCTCTCGGCACCACGGTGATCcgtggcagcgccatcgtcgaGATCGTGAGCGCCGGTGTTTGAGACGGTGAGATACCGCATGTGACACCAGGACGAACAAGGGCCGCATGTAAAGGATTTTTCTGTCGTGCCGCGTCCttggaggagagagggctGCCACGGCCACCTGGGCCGCATACGTTTTCGTAAATAAATGAGAagtcggtgtgcgcgtgtctttTTTGTCTGGGAGAGTGTCGTCTGCGTAGATGATGAGAGAGGTCTTTCTTactgtgtgtatgtgtgtgtgtgtctccgtGTCTCCGGCTCTGCGTGTCTGGTTTTTGTCCAGTGCCTTCAGCCCAACCCCTGCTCTCCCTCATCTTTCGGCCTCTTCGGACCTGTCTGTCGTCTACCTTTCCTACCGCATGCCACGGAAGGGTGCGT contains these protein-coding regions:
- a CDS encoding vacuolar sorting-like protein; translated protein: MVLVLVIGDTWVPQRASGVPEVFCKMFSPGRIHKLLITGGVGSKEMYDYLRTIAPEVHCVTSSVDRRWTDHMPESVVLTVEGLKLGLIHGHQVPVGDKDSLAAVQRELDVDVLVSGSTHQSKYFEFDSHLFINPGSLSGADTEYEVNVVPSFMLLDIQDKSVVTFIYQYHPEDETGGGGGTASEDLAAAGTVPGLRIKKKEWAKE
- a CDS encoding putative dynein, which translates into the protein MTEITYSYSRPAREFGRMPEFQANDSEIIADIAPNEVIKDTFTSQNPKDSQVQNVPQLSEASTNTESVRIKNHAQYHGEGGWPHAVDPTEFEEKMKYCKKVEREEVYLQTCARLAEQCVECCVKQNTAMDIYGHYFPEAPPAEEETMGPASLKVWAVLKDPSEEKRTAAALSWQNEGRRIAVAYSRLKFQSQTPTMSTNSHIWDIMNHNEPVETLVTPSPLCSIEYYSKDPHLIAGGSWNGVVQYWDTRQPNRPAARSLIEESHKDPVWSLKWLQSKSGELLSVSTDGNVFVWDCRLPEKPMTIHSIAEDNLVLQPRSNDGGARGVLGGLCLDYDPQVGGPAKYMIGTEQGTILSCNRKGKTQHEKLLPNTFNGHHGPVYSVQRNPVFSKYFLTVGDWTARLWFEDFKFTSMFSTFYHKAYLTCGVWHTVRPGVFFTTRMDGYVDVWDLMLRQTTPSVSFQVSDYALHTIKPSQSGNYVATGGIDGNVSLIELSPSLCTLAPDEKNIIGTLLENESLRDKNLDRAMKERRAVERQRQHRSTLISGITRRPTTEEAALDDVAAKYVERVNAEKAQDIHTREEADALRLKALEDLEDGIDLYD
- a CDS encoding putative small nuclear ribonucleoprotein, whose translation is MPAHKTLPNLNHFMEKRIVVKIQGGRSISGVLRGVDEHMSIVLHDAMDETRNAAVSGEARMALGTTVIRGSAIVEIVSAGV